A stretch of the Candidatus Baltobacteraceae bacterium genome encodes the following:
- a CDS encoding TlpA disulfide reductase family protein gives MRSPLPSLEGVSNWINGRPNSDELYGRPVLVHFWSISCYICHDTVERVNGWRDTYAGKGLAFVSVHQPRSEAELDVAAVTKDALEEMKMTQPCAIDSEHTIVERFANQFVPGYYVFNRKHELRHFQAGDKGYDRIEAALDRVLDEPAEESAGASLEGSQA, from the coding sequence ATGCGCAGCCCCCTCCCATCGCTGGAGGGGGTTTCGAACTGGATCAACGGCCGGCCGAACAGCGACGAGCTGTACGGCCGGCCGGTGCTCGTTCACTTTTGGTCGATCAGTTGTTACATCTGCCACGACACGGTGGAACGAGTCAACGGCTGGCGCGACACGTACGCGGGCAAGGGGCTCGCGTTCGTCAGCGTTCATCAGCCGCGCTCGGAGGCCGAACTCGACGTCGCCGCGGTGACGAAAGATGCGCTCGAAGAGATGAAGATGACGCAGCCGTGCGCGATCGACAGCGAACACACGATCGTGGAACGGTTCGCCAACCAATTCGTGCCCGGCTACTACGTTTTCAACCGCAAGCACGAACTGCGTCACTTTCAAGCCGGCGACAAAGGCTACGACCGCATCGAAGCCGCGCTCGATCGCGTGCTCGACGAGCCGGCCGAAGAGAGCGCCGGCGCGTCGTTGGAGGGTTCGCAGGCATAG
- a CDS encoding peroxiredoxin, with amino-acid sequence MAQVGKAAPDFKLPSTKGATGAKDLGKEIKLADYRGKWLVFFFYPLDFTFVCPTEITALSDRYAEFKDLDAEVLGASTDSVHSHWAWINTPKEKNGIAGLQYPLAADFTKETARAYGVLDEATGVAQRGLFIIDPQGVLKYAVVTDDSVGRSVDETIRVLQALQTGGLCPAEWKPGKQLLTV; translated from the coding sequence TTGGCACAGGTAGGTAAAGCTGCCCCGGATTTCAAGCTGCCCAGCACCAAGGGCGCGACCGGCGCAAAGGATCTCGGCAAAGAGATCAAGCTCGCGGACTACCGCGGCAAATGGCTGGTGTTCTTCTTCTATCCGCTCGATTTTACGTTCGTTTGCCCGACGGAGATCACGGCGCTCTCGGATCGGTACGCCGAATTCAAAGATCTCGATGCCGAGGTCCTCGGCGCGTCGACGGACTCCGTGCACAGCCACTGGGCGTGGATCAATACGCCGAAAGAGAAAAACGGCATCGCCGGCCTGCAGTATCCGCTCGCTGCGGATTTCACGAAAGAAACGGCCCGCGCGTACGGCGTGCTCGATGAAGCCACGGGCGTCGCGCAACGTGGCCTCTTCATCATCGATCCGCAGGGCGTACTCAAGTATGCGGTCGTCACCGACGACAGCGTTGGCCGCAGCGTCGACGAGACGATTCGCGTCCTGCAAGCCCTTCAAACCGGCGGTCTCTGCCCGGCCGAATGGAAGCCCGGCAAGCAGCTGCTGACCGTCTAG